From Micromonospora echinospora:
TCGCTGGCTCCGGCGGGGCTCCCGGATCCGGTGGGGTCGCTGGCTCCGGCTGGATTGTCGGCTCCGGCGGGGTTGCCGGTCGCGTTCGGGTTGCTGGCGGCCGGGCTGCCGGCGCCGTCGCGGCCCGCGCCCTGACCGTCCGGGACCGAGCTTCCGGCACCGTTCTGGCCGCCGGCCGTCGAGTTTCCAACGCCGTTCTGCCCGCCGGCTGCGGAACTCCCACCCGCCTGGACGCCTTGACTTCCGGTGCCCTGCTGTCCGGCGCCTTGGCCCGGCGGGACCTGACTTCCCACGCCCTGCTGCCCGGCGCCTTGGCCCGCTGGGGCCTGGCTCCCGGCGCCCTGCGGACCGAGCCCTTGACTGCCGGGACCCTGGCCACTGCCCTGACTCCCGGAACCCTGGCTCCCGGAATCCGACCGGTCGAGACCCGGGTCGCCGACGGCGCCACCCGCGGTGCCGGAGCTGTCCGACGGCCGGCCACCGGCGCCCTGGTTCCCGGCAGCGCCGTGACCTGCGGGGCCGCCCGCCCCGGTGGGGGAACCGACGGGCGGGGGAACAGGTGGTCCGTCCACGCTCGTCGTCGGCGGAGGCGCGGACGGCGTGGTGGTGAGGCTGTTCGTCTCGATCTTCGGCGGCGCCTTGGCGCCGGCGCCGGGGCCGTAGCTGTTGCCGACCACAGTGGCGTAGTGGTGCGCCATCCCGCCGATCAGCGAGGAGGACATGGTGGCCCACGGGTTGAATCCGCCGCCGCCGACCATCATGGTGAACAAGCCCTCGAACAGCGTCTCGGCGAGCGCCGACAACCCTTCCCGGGACAGGACGCTGTCGTTGATCTTCGGGAAGAACTTGCCGCCGATCATCTGCACGCCGCTGACGCCCGCGCCGATGAAGGCGCCACCGGCGAACGCGATCGCCAGATCCTTGTAGTCCAGGGACTTGCGGTTTCCCTCGATGATCTGGGTCACCTGGGCGGCGGCGCTCTGCCAGAGTTCCTCCAGGCCCTCCTGGAACGCCTCCCAGGCCAGCCGCATCAGCATGTGCCGCAGGCGCTGCCGGAACAGGTCGATCAGGGCCTTGACGATCTCCTGACCGATCTTGATCAGTGCGGGAACCGCTGCGGCGCCGAAGCCGGAGGCCAGCGCGATGGCGATCTCGACGACCTGGGTGAAGGCCGCGATGACGATGTTGTACTGGGTGTTCTCCGAGTCCAGCGCGAAGTTGTAGGCCGACCCGCCCAGCGCCAGCGCGATGTTGCCGCCGGCCGGCACGTTCCTGGTGATGCCGACCTGGTACTGCTGGAACGCGTCCATCGCCGGGCCGGACAGGCTCCCGGCCAGCCCGTAGCCGAGGTTGGCGGTGGCGCCCATCCCGTTGAGGATCGTGCTGCTGAGCGCGTACAACTCGTCGCCCATGGCCCGCAGGGCGGTGGGGTCGGCCTTCGGGTACTCCTCACCGACGGCGACGAGGATGAGGTCGTACGCCCACTGCCACTGCGGGTCGTTGGGGATGTGGAAGTCGGGCATGTCCTACCGGCGGCGGGTGGTGGTGGCTCAGACGCCGGGGATGATCGGTGTCGGCGTGCCGTCCGGCGCGTAGCTCAGGTATAGCGGCTGGTAGCCGGGGACGGTGGGGTCGGCGACCGGGTTCTCCTTGACGACGAAGAACCGGCCCTGTCCGGGATCGATCGCCCTGCCGTCCGGGGTGGTGACGGGCGTTCCGGCCAGCGGGGTGATCGAGTCGTAGAGGTTCGCGTCCACCCGGGTGCTGCCGTCCTCGAACGGGTTGAGCGCGATCAGCCGGTACCCGTCGGGCAGCGGCCGGCCGCCGACGTGCGCGGACGCGTACTCCGGCTTGGAGAAGTAGGACGAGATGGCCGGCTGGGCGGCGGTGAGCGGGATCAGCGGCTCGGCGGGCTTCACCGGCAGCAGCGGCGTGCCCTGCTGCCGCGCGACGAGCCCGGCCTGCTCGGCGACCGGCTCGCCGACCGCCCGGCGGCGGGACAGCAGATGAGGTCGGCGCGGCTCACCCTCCGCGGCAGGTTCCGGCACGTCGCCGGTGACCGCCGCCCGGATCGGGTACGCGGGGCGCCGCAGGCCGTCGAAGTCCTTGGCCAACATCCGGCTGACGTCGGCGGCGGCCTCGTCGGCCTCGCGGTACGCCCGGCCGCTCTCCTTCAGGCCCTCGGCGGTGTAGTGCAGGGTGCCCTTGACGCCGCCGATGATCGCTTCGAGGTTGTCCATGCCCTGCAGGAACTTCTCCGAGAACTCCTTGCCCATGTCGTCGTCGCCCCAGGCGTTGGAGTACCGGGCGCGCAGCGCGGTCACCTGGGCGAGGTAGCTCTCGTAGAGCTGGACGTGCGACTCGTACGCCTTGCCGAGCCCTTCCACACCGTCCGGGTCGACCCACAGCCGGCCGCCGGGATTGTTGCTGATCATTCGGGTCCCCGGGTCAGGAGTTCCCGCACGCTCGTCACCATGCGCGGCTCCTTCGGCAGGAACGCCTCGGCGCCGGCCTGGCCCCGGACCAGCTTGTGGGCGTCGAGACCGTCCGGCAGCATCGGCGCCAGCAGGTCGGCCGCCTGGTTCATGACCTGTTCCTTGGCGTCGGCGTAGGTGTCGAGGATGAGCCGGGTCAGGTCGGCGGTGGTGAGCCGCTTGTGGGCGCCCGAGGGGAACTGGATGTCGGTCAGCACGCCGTTCTGGCCCACGGTGACGCTCACCTCGCGCCGCGGCGACGACGCGGTGGCCGAGAGCGCGCTCATCCGGGTCTGCATCTCCGTGAGGCTGTTGCGCTGCCGCTCGTACTCCTGGAACAGGCCTTCGATGCGCTCGCTGTAGTTCAAGCCGGACCACTCCCTCGACGTCGCGCGCTCCAGTGAAGACGCGCCGGTCCGGCGGCCGGAACTCGGATCGGGGATCAGTGCATGAAAGTGCAACCACTTTTCCCGGCCTCCCGGCCGTGGCCGCCGGGCGCGGGGGCGCTGCCGTGCAATGTTGGGTGACGTTCGGACATGGCGGCGCGACGGAGTTGCGCCCGCACGGGGCGGCGCATAAACACTCTTCCCTGCCACCTTTCCCTGACATGAGGAGTCCGGCCGTGACGATGCCGACCGTCAGCACCACCGAAGCGGGTATGCAGCGGGCTGCCCAGGAGTTCTCCGACAAGGCCACCGAATTCACCGGCCAGCTGCGCGCGGTCAACGGGCAGATGGCCGTCCTGATCTCCTCCTGGACCGGC
This genomic window contains:
- a CDS encoding WXG100 family type VII secretion target, whose amino-acid sequence is MISNNPGGRLWVDPDGVEGLGKAYESHVQLYESYLAQVTALRARYSNAWGDDDMGKEFSEKFLQGMDNLEAIIGGVKGTLHYTAEGLKESGRAYREADEAAADVSRMLAKDFDGLRRPAYPIRAAVTGDVPEPAAEGEPRRPHLLSRRRAVGEPVAEQAGLVARQQGTPLLPVKPAEPLIPLTAAQPAISSYFSKPEYASAHVGGRPLPDGYRLIALNPFEDGSTRVDANLYDSITPLAGTPVTTPDGRAIDPGQGRFFVVKENPVADPTVPGYQPLYLSYAPDGTPTPIIPGV
- a CDS encoding YbaB/EbfC family nucleoid-associated protein — encoded protein: MNYSERIEGLFQEYERQRNSLTEMQTRMSALSATASSPRREVSVTVGQNGVLTDIQFPSGAHKRLTTADLTRLILDTYADAKEQVMNQAADLLAPMLPDGLDAHKLVRGQAGAEAFLPKEPRMVTSVRELLTRGPE